CGGCAAGATGGGCGGCAACATGCGCGAGCGGATCCGCCGCGCGGGCCACACCGTCTTCGGATACGACCGCAACCCGGACGTCGCCGATGTCCACAGCCTGGAAGAGCTTGTGGGCAAGCTCAGGGGACCGCGGGTGGTCTGGGTGATGGTCCCGGCAGGCGAGCCCACGCAGTCCACCATCGACCAGCTCGCCGAACTGCTGGAGCCCGGCGACGTCGTCGTGGACGGCGGCAACTCCCGCTGGACGGACGACGAGAGGCACGCCGAGGAGCTGGCGGCCAAGGGCATCGGCTTCGTCGACTGCGGAGTCTCCGGCGGCGTGTGGGGCCTGGAGAACGGCTACGCGCTGATGTACGGCGGTGACAAGGAGAACGTCGCCAAGGTGCAGCCGGTCTTCGACGCCCTCAAGCCGGAGGGCGACTTCGGCTCGGTGCACGCCGGCAAGGTGGGCGCGGGCCACTTCGCGAAGATGGTCCACAACGGCATCGAGTACGCGATGATGCAGGCCTACGCCGAGGGCTGGGAGCTGCTGGAGAAGGTCGACTCCGTGACCGACGTCCGGGAGGTCTTCCGCTCCTGGCAGGAGGGCACGGTCATCCGCTCCTGGCTGCTCGACCTCGCGGTCAACGCGCTCGACGACGACGAGCACCTGGACAAGCTCCGGGGTTATGCACAGGACTCCGGTGAGGGACGCTGGACTGTGGAAGCCGCGATCGACCACGCGGTGCCGCTGCCGGCGATCACCGCGTCGCTGTTCGCGCGGTTCGCCTCCCGTCAGGAGGACTCGCCCCAGATGAAGATGATCGCGGCGCTGCGGAACCAGTTCGGCGGCCACGCGGTCGAGAAGAAGTAACCGAGCACCGAGGGAGGTCGGCGAAACGACCATGCACGTCACGCATCTGTCGCTGGCCGACTTCCGCTCGTACCCCCGGGTCGAGGTCCCGCTCGACCCTGGAGTGACGGCCTTCGTCGGCCCGAATGGGCAGGGCAAGACCAACCTCGTCGAGGCCGTCGGCTATCTCGCCACGCTCGGCAGCCACCGGGTCTCCTCCGACGCCCCCCTGGTCCGCATGGGTGCCGAGCGCGCGATCATCCGGGCCCAGGTGCGGCA
This region of Streptomyces caelestis genomic DNA includes:
- the gnd gene encoding phosphogluconate dehydrogenase (NAD(+)-dependent, decarboxylating), which encodes MELGLVGLGKMGGNMRERIRRAGHTVFGYDRNPDVADVHSLEELVGKLRGPRVVWVMVPAGEPTQSTIDQLAELLEPGDVVVDGGNSRWTDDERHAEELAAKGIGFVDCGVSGGVWGLENGYALMYGGDKENVAKVQPVFDALKPEGDFGSVHAGKVGAGHFAKMVHNGIEYAMMQAYAEGWELLEKVDSVTDVREVFRSWQEGTVIRSWLLDLAVNALDDDEHLDKLRGYAQDSGEGRWTVEAAIDHAVPLPAITASLFARFASRQEDSPQMKMIAALRNQFGGHAVEKK